A stretch of the Acyrthosiphon pisum isolate AL4f chromosome A2, pea_aphid_22Mar2018_4r6ur, whole genome shotgun sequence genome encodes the following:
- the LOC107884411 gene encoding uncharacterized protein LOC107884411 — protein sequence MDKNPKPFWCLHLSAICQSVGVVEMTPLIITMSAQWFPKNERNTTATGLVLNVIVTLLVYISSRSAYTPLNTKPVDVEQSAKMFHLLKTLVAYVCSSPPLLTL from the exons ATGGATAAAAACCCAAAACCTTtctg gtgtttGCACTTGTCGGCCATATGTCAGTCCGTGGGCGTCGTGGAGATGACGCCTCTGATAATAACCATGTCGGCGCAGTGGTTCCCGAAGAACGAGAGGAACACGACGGCTACCG GTCTGGTCCTGAACGTGATCGTCACGCTTTTGGTGTACATTTCTTCCCGGAGCGCATATACGCCGCTGAACACCAAACCTGTCGATGTCGAACAGAGCGCCAAAATGTTTCACTTGCTAAAAACGCTCGTCGCGTACGTGTGTTCCTCTCCTCCGCTCCTGACTCTTTAA